A genome region from Alkalimarinus coralli includes the following:
- a CDS encoding WYL domain-containing protein, translating to MADIKGHAFHGLVEKHGIQSAERLAYIDFLLRFTGGLSRSDITNFFGLGDAAASKEISFYKAQKENNVDYDRVLRRNGILRETYQPLVDIDADTALGMLANGFNKTKLQHKPIIPYSRVGNSPKILDVDLVSKVTRAISSKNIIKCHYMSGSSSNHGERTLVPTTIFFDGISWMFRAFHRESNEFKCFNFSRLKEVEECPQDFANNNETIESDADWQLTTLVHLTLHPSLTDKKKAEIRQEYDLDIDQDEFVVSEKAALIYYLVWHWKIDTADTPDMNSSYNFFLGNGNTLKHLKCMENVFR from the coding sequence ATGGCTGATATCAAAGGCCATGCTTTTCACGGGCTTGTTGAAAAGCATGGAATTCAAAGCGCAGAAAGGCTTGCTTATATCGACTTTCTTCTTAGATTTACCGGTGGCTTAAGTCGTTCTGACATAACCAATTTTTTTGGGCTGGGTGATGCAGCCGCATCCAAAGAAATTTCATTTTATAAGGCGCAAAAAGAAAACAATGTCGACTATGACCGAGTATTACGTCGAAATGGCATTCTTAGAGAAACCTATCAACCCTTAGTAGATATTGATGCAGATACGGCTCTTGGCATGCTGGCTAATGGATTCAATAAAACAAAGCTCCAACACAAACCAATAATCCCTTATAGTCGCGTAGGTAATTCGCCTAAGATCTTAGATGTTGATTTAGTCAGCAAAGTAACTCGTGCGATAAGCTCTAAAAATATAATTAAGTGCCATTACATGTCCGGCTCTAGCAGCAATCATGGCGAAAGAACTCTTGTTCCAACAACAATTTTTTTTGATGGCATATCCTGGATGTTTCGAGCATTTCATAGAGAAAGCAATGAGTTCAAATGTTTTAACTTTTCGCGCTTAAAAGAAGTTGAAGAGTGTCCGCAAGACTTCGCAAATAACAACGAAACAATAGAATCAGACGCTGATTGGCAACTGACCACACTGGTTCATTTAACACTTCATCCATCCCTAACCGATAAGAAGAAGGCGGAAATCAGACAAGAGTATGATTTAGACATAGATCAAGATGAATTCGTAGTCAGCGAGAAAGCGGCGCTCATCTATTATTTAGTTTGGCATTGGAAAATAGATACCGCAGATACTCCAGACATGAATAGCTCTTATAACTTTTTCTTAGGCAACGGCAATACGCTAAAACACCTAAAGTGCATGGAGAATGTATTTCGTTAG
- a CDS encoding type I restriction-modification system subunit M, which yields MTSIQQRAALQRQIWAIANDVRGSVDGWDFKQYVLGTLFYRFISENFASYIEADDDSINYASLGDEVITPDIKDDAIKTKGYFIYPSQLFVNVAKNAKTNESLNTDLAAIFAAIEASASGYPSEGDIKGLFADFDTTSNRLGNTVKEKNNRLADVLKGVAGLEFGKFDAAHIDLFGDAYEFLISNYAANAGKSGGEFFTPQHVSKLIAQLAMHKQTSVNKIYDPAAGSGSLLLQATKHVDAHTIEEGFFGQEINHTTYNLARMNMFLHNINYDKFNMQLGNTLTDPHFGEDKPFDAIVSNPPYSVKWIGSDDPTLINDERFAPAGVLAPKSKADFAFVLHALSYLSSKGRAAIVCFPGIFYRGGAEQKIRKYLVDNNYVETVISLAPNLFFGTTIAVTILVLSKHKTDTNTQFIDASGLFKKETNNNTLTDDHVKQIMDVFDSKANVDHFALSVPYEEVAKDYNLSVSTYVEAKDIREVIDIAKLNAELKVTVTKIDQLRNEIDGIVAEIEG from the coding sequence GTGACAAGCATCCAACAACGTGCTGCCCTTCAACGTCAAATTTGGGCCATCGCCAACGATGTGCGTGGCTCAGTCGATGGTTGGGACTTTAAACAATATGTCCTTGGCACTCTGTTTTATCGCTTTATCAGCGAAAACTTTGCTAGTTACATTGAAGCCGATGACGATAGTATCAATTACGCATCGCTAGGCGACGAGGTGATTACGCCAGACATCAAAGACGACGCAATTAAAACCAAGGGCTACTTCATCTACCCAAGCCAGTTGTTTGTGAATGTCGCCAAAAATGCCAAGACGAATGAAAGCCTGAACACCGACTTAGCCGCAATCTTTGCCGCAATCGAAGCTTCGGCCAGCGGATACCCATCAGAAGGCGACATAAAAGGCCTATTTGCCGATTTCGATACCACCAGTAATCGCTTAGGGAATACGGTAAAAGAAAAAAATAACCGATTGGCTGATGTACTGAAAGGCGTCGCAGGTCTGGAGTTTGGCAAATTCGATGCGGCTCATATAGACCTGTTCGGCGATGCCTACGAGTTTCTCATCTCGAACTATGCTGCCAATGCCGGTAAATCCGGCGGCGAATTTTTCACTCCGCAGCATGTTTCCAAGCTAATCGCGCAACTGGCCATGCACAAGCAAACCAGCGTCAATAAAATCTATGACCCTGCCGCCGGTTCCGGTTCGCTGCTTTTGCAGGCCACAAAACATGTCGACGCACATACGATTGAAGAAGGGTTCTTCGGGCAGGAGATAAACCACACCACGTACAACCTGGCCCGTATGAATATGTTTTTGCACAACATCAACTACGACAAGTTCAATATGCAGCTAGGCAATACTCTAACCGACCCACACTTTGGTGAAGATAAACCCTTTGATGCCATTGTCTCCAATCCACCTTATTCAGTGAAGTGGATAGGCAGTGACGACCCAACCCTAATTAACGATGAACGTTTTGCACCTGCGGGCGTACTCGCACCAAAATCCAAGGCTGATTTTGCCTTTGTGTTACATGCACTGAGCTACCTATCGAGCAAAGGCCGTGCAGCCATTGTTTGCTTTCCGGGTATTTTCTACCGAGGCGGTGCTGAGCAGAAAATCCGTAAGTATCTGGTCGATAACAACTACGTCGAAACGGTCATTTCACTTGCACCTAATTTGTTTTTTGGTACCACTATCGCCGTGACTATTCTGGTGCTCTCCAAACATAAAACGGATACCAATACACAGTTTATTGATGCCAGCGGGCTGTTTAAGAAAGAGACCAATAACAATACTCTCACTGACGATCATGTTAAGCAGATCATGGATGTGTTTGATAGCAAAGCGAATGTGGATCACTTTGCTCTGTCAGTGCCCTATGAAGAAGTAGCTAAAGATTACAACCTGTCGGTGAGCACTTATGTTGAAGCTAAAGATATCCGCGAAGTGATTGATATTGCCAAGCTCAATGCCGAGCTGAAAGTTACCGTTACCAAGATCGATCAGTTGCGAAATGAGATTGATGGAATCGTTGCGGAGATTGAGGGATGA
- a CDS encoding restriction endonuclease subunit S — MSDLSFMEKLLDGVEVEWKALGTITTLKRGRVMSKGYLVDNAGEFPVYSSQTAKNGMIGKIDTFDFDGEYISWTTDGANAGTVFHRTGKFSITNVCGSIKINDETKLNYKFLFYWLSIEAKKHVYSGMGNPKLMSHQVEKIPVPIPCPESPRKSLEIQAEIVRILDTFTELTTELTTELTTELNARKKQYNYYRDQLLSFEDDVPFAMLSDCCESISDGDHQAPPKVNSGIPFITISNVSSRNKIDFSNTKYVPQSYYDALHDKRKARKNDVLYTVVGTFGIPILIENDKPFAFQRHIAIMRPDQNKMLSKYLYHVLQSSELLKQANSVATGAAQKTITLRALNNMKIPKPPIEEQARIVAILDKFDALINSITEGLPREIELRQKQYEYYRDLLLSFPKPEPEKAVINA, encoded by the coding sequence ATGAGCGATCTAAGCTTTATGGAAAAGTTGCTGGATGGGGTTGAGGTTGAGTGGAAGGCGTTAGGAACGATAACAACACTGAAACGCGGCCGCGTAATGTCAAAGGGGTATCTTGTCGATAACGCAGGAGAATTTCCCGTTTACAGCTCTCAAACTGCAAAAAATGGAATGATTGGGAAAATTGATACATTTGATTTTGATGGCGAGTATATTAGTTGGACAACTGATGGGGCTAATGCTGGAACGGTATTTCATCGTACAGGCAAGTTCTCCATCACCAATGTGTGTGGGTCGATAAAAATTAACGACGAGACGAAGCTAAACTACAAGTTTTTATTTTACTGGCTTTCTATTGAGGCGAAAAAGCACGTTTACTCTGGAATGGGTAATCCCAAGCTGATGAGCCATCAAGTTGAAAAGATTCCTGTCCCAATTCCCTGCCCAGAAAGCCCTAGGAAATCACTGGAAATCCAAGCCGAAATCGTCCGCATACTGGACACCTTCACCGAGCTGACCACCGAGCTGACCACCGAGCTGACCACCGAACTTAATGCTCGTAAAAAACAATACAACTACTACCGTGACCAGTTGTTGAGTTTTGAAGATGACGTGCCGTTTGCGATGTTATCAGATTGCTGTGAAAGCATTTCTGATGGGGATCATCAAGCTCCTCCTAAAGTTAACTCGGGAATCCCATTTATTACCATTTCCAATGTTTCATCTCGGAACAAAATCGACTTTAGCAACACAAAATACGTGCCTCAAAGTTATTACGATGCACTTCATGACAAACGCAAAGCTCGAAAAAATGATGTTCTTTATACGGTTGTGGGCACATTTGGGATACCTATTCTCATAGAAAATGACAAACCGTTTGCATTTCAAAGACATATTGCAATCATGCGTCCCGATCAGAATAAGATGCTGTCCAAATACCTCTATCATGTACTTCAGAGTTCTGAACTATTAAAACAAGCTAATTCAGTTGCTACAGGTGCTGCTCAAAAAACTATAACTTTAAGAGCACTGAATAATATGAAAATTCCCAAGCCACCGATAGAAGAACAAGCTCGAATCGTTGCCATCCTCGACAAATTCGACGCCCTCATCAACTCCATCACCGAAGGTTTACCCCGCGAAATCGAATTGCGCCAAAAGCAATACGAGTATTATCGTGATTTACTGCTGAGCTTTCCAAAACCAGAGCCAGAGAAGGCCGTTATTAACGCATAA
- a CDS encoding virulence RhuM family protein yields the protein MPNELSLQDQTTEFLLYTAPNGEVKVEVLLSNETIWLTQKRMAELFGVGVPAVSKHLENIYSSGELDKEATISILETVQQEGKREVKRKLEYYNLDAAISVGYRVNSAQATQFRIWATQLIKEYIIKGFAMDDERLKNGRFFGKDYYRELLERVRSIRASERRIYQQITDIFAECSVDYDPKSETTRLFYAHVQDKFHFAITGHTASEIISLKADASKPLMGMSTYKNAPDGRVLKSDATIAKNYLSEGDIKKLERAVSAFFDYIEGIIERRTTFTMESFAESVNKFLAFNEYQTLEGYGKVSRKLADQKAHAEYDKFNKQQRIESDFDREIKKRLNKKGS from the coding sequence ATGCCAAACGAATTAAGCCTGCAAGACCAAACCACAGAATTCCTGCTTTATACCGCACCCAATGGCGAGGTAAAAGTTGAGGTGCTGTTAAGTAACGAGACCATCTGGTTGACGCAAAAGCGCATGGCAGAGCTGTTTGGCGTAGGTGTCCCGGCTGTTTCAAAGCACTTGGAGAACATTTATTCCAGCGGTGAATTAGATAAAGAAGCAACCATTTCCATTTTGGAAACAGTTCAACAGGAAGGTAAACGAGAGGTAAAAAGGAAGCTCGAGTATTACAACCTTGATGCTGCTATTTCAGTAGGCTATCGCGTCAATTCAGCCCAGGCAACGCAATTTAGAATCTGGGCCACCCAGCTGATTAAAGAGTACATCATCAAGGGTTTTGCCATGGATGATGAGCGCCTTAAAAATGGACGTTTTTTTGGCAAGGATTATTATCGCGAGCTGCTGGAGCGAGTGCGTTCTATCCGCGCCAGCGAGCGACGCATTTATCAGCAGATTACCGATATTTTTGCCGAGTGCAGCGTCGACTACGACCCAAAGTCTGAAACCACCCGTTTGTTCTATGCCCACGTTCAGGACAAGTTTCACTTCGCCATTACCGGACATACGGCGTCTGAAATTATCTCGCTAAAGGCAGATGCCAGCAAACCTCTGATGGGTATGAGCACTTATAAAAATGCACCAGACGGGCGGGTATTGAAATCGGATGCGACGATCGCGAAAAACTACTTAAGTGAAGGTGATATCAAAAAGCTGGAGCGTGCGGTCTCAGCGTTCTTTGATTACATAGAGGGCATTATTGAAAGGCGTACCACGTTTACCATGGAAAGTTTTGCCGAAAGTGTGAACAAATTTCTGGCGTTTAATGAATATCAAACGCTAGAAGGTTACGGAAAAGTGTCTCGCAAACTTGCCGATCAAAAGGCGCATGCAGAATATGACAAGTTTAATAAGCAGCAACGCATCGAATCCGATTTTGATCGTGAAATAAAAAAGCGCTTGAATAAAAAGGGATCATAG
- a CDS encoding HsdR family type I site-specific deoxyribonuclease codes for MTEYKTIAESRNFIVLDKYNQDWKVAESYQSEDALERELIQDLVNQGYEYLPGLNKPEAMLANVRAQLQTLNSVEFLEGEWKRFVETYLDKPSDTILDKTRKIHDDYIHDFVFDDGSIKNIYLVDKKNIARNKVQVIKQFEQTGSHANRYDVTILVNGLPLVQIELKKRGVAIREAFNQVHRYSKESFNSENSLYKYLQLFVISNGTDSRYFANTTQRNKNSFDFTMNWAKADNGLIKDLKDFTATFFQKNTLLNVLLHYSVFDVSNTLLVMRPYQIAATERILWKVKSSFEAKNWSRPESGGFIWHTTGSGKTLTSFKAARLATDLEFVDKVFFVVDRKDLDYQTMKEYQRFSPDSVNGSDSTAGLKRNLDKDDNKIVVTTIQKLNNLMKSEGDLPIYNKQVVFIFDECHRSQFGEAQKNLNKKFKRFYQFGFTGTPIFPQNALGAETTASVFGRELHSYVITDAIRDEKVLKFKVDYNDVRAQFKAIETEQDEKKLSALENKQALLHPERIREISQYVLKNFRQKTHRLQSNAKGFNAMFAVSSVNAAKLYYESLNQLQKDSDKPLKIATIFSFAANEEQDAVGDILDESFDVSAMNSSAKEFLNAAIGDYNAFFKTNFSVDSNGFQNYYRDLAKRVKAKEIDLLIVVGMFLTGFDAPTLNTLFVDKNLRYHGLMQAFSRTNRIYDATKTFGNIVTFRELERATVDAITLFGDKNTKNVVLEKSYKEYMEGFTDVVTGEARRGFMDVVTELEQRFPDPSAIEKESDKKDFAKLFGEYLRVENVLQNYDEFATLKALQSVDMSDEEAVEAFKAEHYLDDEKLAELQAIRLPAERKIQDYRSTYNDVRDWQRRQKSADEKEKSTIDWDDVVFEVDLLKSQEINLDYILELIFEHNKKNKSKAELIEEVRRLIRASLGNRAKESLIVDFINQTNLDDIGDKASIIDAFFTFAQAEQRREAKELIESEGLNEDAAKRYISASLKREYASENGTALNEALPKMSPLNPQYKTKKQSVFQKIALFVDKFKGVGGPV; via the coding sequence ATGACCGAGTATAAAACCATTGCTGAATCCAGGAACTTTATCGTACTCGATAAATATAACCAGGATTGGAAAGTGGCTGAGAGCTATCAGAGTGAAGATGCCTTAGAGCGGGAGCTGATTCAGGACTTGGTGAATCAAGGCTATGAATATTTACCGGGTTTAAACAAGCCCGAGGCCATGCTGGCCAATGTGCGGGCTCAACTGCAAACCCTCAACAGCGTTGAATTTTTAGAGGGTGAGTGGAAGCGCTTTGTTGAAACCTATCTGGATAAGCCCAGCGACACCATCCTGGATAAAACCCGCAAGATTCACGATGACTATATTCACGACTTCGTGTTTGACGATGGCAGCATTAAAAACATTTACCTGGTTGATAAAAAGAACATTGCCCGTAACAAGGTACAGGTAATCAAACAATTCGAGCAAACCGGCAGCCATGCCAACCGGTATGATGTGACCATTCTGGTGAATGGTTTGCCGTTGGTGCAAATCGAGCTTAAGAAGCGCGGTGTCGCTATTCGTGAAGCCTTTAATCAGGTGCATCGCTACAGCAAAGAAAGCTTTAACAGCGAAAACTCCCTCTACAAATATTTGCAGTTGTTTGTGATCTCCAACGGCACCGACAGCCGCTACTTTGCCAATACCACCCAACGCAATAAAAACAGCTTCGACTTCACCATGAACTGGGCGAAGGCCGATAACGGTCTTATCAAGGACTTAAAAGACTTTACCGCCACTTTCTTCCAGAAAAACACCCTGCTCAACGTGTTACTGCATTACTCGGTGTTTGATGTCAGCAACACCTTGCTGGTGATGCGCCCCTACCAGATTGCCGCCACTGAGCGTATTTTGTGGAAGGTGAAAAGCTCATTTGAAGCGAAAAACTGGAGCCGCCCAGAAAGCGGTGGTTTTATCTGGCATACCACTGGCTCAGGTAAAACCTTAACCAGCTTTAAAGCCGCACGTTTGGCTACGGATCTGGAGTTTGTCGACAAAGTGTTTTTTGTAGTCGACAGAAAAGACCTCGACTACCAGACCATGAAGGAGTACCAACGCTTTTCGCCTGATAGCGTAAATGGCTCAGACAGTACCGCTGGCTTAAAGCGCAATTTGGATAAAGATGATAATAAGATCGTCGTCACCACCATTCAAAAGCTCAATAACCTGATGAAGAGCGAGGGTGATTTACCGATCTACAACAAACAGGTAGTGTTCATCTTTGATGAGTGCCACCGCAGCCAGTTTGGTGAAGCTCAGAAAAACTTAAACAAGAAATTCAAACGGTTCTATCAGTTTGGTTTTACAGGTACTCCGATCTTTCCACAAAACGCGCTAGGTGCAGAAACCACTGCTAGCGTGTTCGGTCGAGAGCTGCATTCTTACGTAATCACCGATGCGATCCGCGATGAAAAGGTGCTTAAGTTCAAGGTGGACTATAACGATGTGCGAGCACAGTTTAAGGCTATTGAAACAGAGCAAGATGAGAAGAAACTCAGTGCGCTTGAAAACAAACAGGCCTTATTGCACCCAGAACGTATTCGCGAAATCTCCCAGTATGTTCTGAAAAACTTCCGCCAGAAGACACACCGATTACAGTCGAATGCTAAGGGCTTTAATGCCATGTTTGCCGTGAGCAGTGTAAATGCGGCTAAGTTGTATTATGAATCCCTCAACCAACTGCAAAAAGACTCAGACAAGCCTCTGAAAATCGCCACCATTTTTTCTTTTGCTGCGAACGAAGAGCAGGACGCAGTGGGAGATATCTTGGATGAGAGCTTTGATGTCTCAGCGATGAATAGTAGCGCTAAGGAGTTTTTAAATGCGGCAATAGGCGATTACAACGCCTTCTTTAAAACCAACTTCAGTGTCGATAGTAATGGCTTCCAAAACTATTACCGTGATTTGGCGAAACGGGTTAAAGCCAAAGAGATCGACTTATTGATCGTGGTAGGCATGTTCTTAACCGGGTTCGATGCGCCGACACTTAATACCTTATTTGTGGATAAGAACCTGCGTTACCACGGGTTGATGCAGGCCTTTTCGCGCACTAACCGCATTTACGATGCTACCAAAACTTTCGGCAATATTGTCACCTTTCGGGAGCTAGAAAGAGCCACGGTAGATGCCATTACCCTGTTTGGAGACAAGAACACCAAGAATGTAGTGCTAGAGAAAAGCTACAAGGAATACATGGAAGGTTTTACTGATGTGGTGACAGGTGAAGCGCGGCGGGGCTTTATGGATGTAGTGACCGAGTTAGAACAGCGCTTCCCTGATCCCTCAGCTATCGAAAAAGAGTCCGACAAGAAGGACTTTGCCAAGCTTTTCGGAGAGTACCTGCGGGTAGAAAACGTGCTGCAAAACTATGATGAGTTTGCCACCCTGAAAGCCCTTCAAAGCGTCGACATGAGCGACGAAGAAGCCGTTGAAGCGTTTAAGGCTGAGCATTACTTGGATGATGAAAAGCTGGCTGAGTTGCAGGCCATACGTCTTCCCGCCGAGCGTAAGATTCAAGACTATCGCTCGACGTACAACGATGTGCGCGATTGGCAGCGCCGACAGAAATCAGCGGACGAAAAGGAAAAGTCCACCATCGACTGGGATGATGTGGTTTTTGAAGTCGATTTGTTGAAGTCCCAAGAGATCAATCTCGATTACATTTTAGAACTGATTTTTGAGCACAACAAAAAGAACAAGAGCAAAGCTGAACTCATTGAAGAAGTCCGCCGCCTGATTCGAGCAAGCCTTGGCAACCGTGCCAAAGAGAGCTTGATCGTAGACTTTATTAATCAAACCAATCTCGATGATATTGGTGATAAGGCCAGCATTATTGATGCCTTCTTTACTTTTGCCCAGGCAGAACAGCGAAGAGAGGCTAAGGAGTTGATTGAGTCCGAAGGTCTTAATGAAGATGCGGCTAAGCGTTATATCTCAGCATCTTTGAAGCGCGAATATGCCAGTGAAAATGGTACGGCGCTTAATGAGGCTCTCCCCAAAATGAGCCCACTGAACCCTCAATACAAAACTAAGAAGCAGAGTGTCTTCCAAAAAATCGCGTTATTTGTAGACAAGTTTAAAGGGGTTGGTGGGCCAGTTTGA
- a CDS encoding carbon-nitrogen hydrolase family protein, with protein MIDSKNRDGDKLVAAAIQLEATTGGVSANLERLEPLCHEAISKGAQLIALPEFFTSRVAFEQDAYKAVLPPDNEAVDFLKSMAARHGCSIGGSMLIAEAGNIYNRYHFVEPEGTIHHHDKDLPTMWENAFYAPGDDSGVFDTGMGGVGAAVCWELIRTQTLRRLAGKIDVAMTGSHWWTLPDNWGRLTSQAFSAIGQYNRYLSENAPLELARHLGVPVIHASHCGQFSTDFMLLPGVPKTLPYSTEFVGCTQIVDAHGHILAYRQAQEGPGVIMAEISPGAVEPRLETPNRFWLPGLPFAMKLYWHQQNLCGRSYYRRKGRGMGLHNAVQNT; from the coding sequence TTGATCGATTCGAAAAACCGGGACGGTGATAAGCTCGTAGCGGCAGCGATTCAACTGGAAGCAACCACGGGTGGCGTCAGCGCAAATCTTGAGCGGCTAGAGCCTCTTTGTCATGAGGCAATTTCTAAAGGCGCACAGCTGATCGCGTTACCCGAGTTCTTTACCTCTAGAGTCGCTTTTGAACAGGATGCTTATAAAGCTGTATTGCCTCCTGATAATGAGGCAGTGGATTTTCTTAAGTCAATGGCGGCCCGTCACGGTTGCAGCATTGGCGGCTCTATGCTGATTGCCGAGGCGGGCAATATCTATAACCGTTACCACTTTGTTGAACCTGAAGGCACCATACATCACCATGACAAAGACCTCCCAACCATGTGGGAGAACGCATTTTACGCACCGGGTGATGACTCTGGTGTTTTCGATACCGGTATGGGCGGTGTCGGCGCAGCGGTTTGCTGGGAGTTGATTCGTACACAGACCCTTCGACGACTGGCGGGCAAAATAGATGTTGCGATGACGGGGTCCCACTGGTGGACCCTGCCCGACAACTGGGGCAGACTGACTAGCCAGGCATTTTCTGCTATTGGCCAATATAACCGTTATTTGTCTGAAAATGCACCGTTGGAGCTAGCCAGGCACCTTGGCGTGCCCGTTATACATGCATCACATTGCGGCCAATTTAGCACCGATTTTATGTTGCTTCCGGGGGTGCCAAAAACGCTGCCATACAGCACCGAGTTTGTCGGTTGTACGCAGATTGTTGATGCACATGGTCATATTTTGGCATATCGGCAGGCGCAAGAAGGCCCCGGAGTGATCATGGCAGAAATATCCCCTGGCGCAGTTGAGCCGCGTCTTGAAACACCCAATAGGTTTTGGTTACCAGGGTTGCCGTTTGCGATGAAACTTTATTGGCATCAGCAAAATCTATGTGGCAGGTCTTACTATCGTCGCAAAGGCCGGGGGATGGGCTTACACAATGCTGTGCAGAATACGTAA
- a CDS encoding amidohydrolase family protein, whose protein sequence is MTLRLHSSFRLYTRLLLTFCALLTGGCSLFSSAPPLAIKGDAPTAIIISNTVLFNGNADEPVSKGQSILIRNGQIEKISQQEIILPGAEVIDAQGKMVMPGLIDMHVHTHSPGTPTWKMRVPNDTLVDRNLSAFLYSGVTTVFDMGAPINDIQKSVKRVTEEDKVNPRVFYAGPMISKRDGHPSFMMKKSFFWPASSFAVSQLVGSVDSNKDIPEYIDEYKAKGASLTKVVIDQIPLGIPSLSSEEAAIAVKHSESVGLKVGAHVGSEADMITALDAGIDYFVHGVYRSSISDQTITRMKAANVTVAPTLIVFNQMDRIFQQKLTFGKMDKEILETDILDAYDNPPSDLELKDLDANVQNYAHEVNVFNELKFDNVRRMKAAGINILAASDSPNVANIAGSSLHDEIRLLVEKCGFTPEEAVAAATYLPGRHLEKLNLTPGLGYITEGAKADLVMLDGDFREDINNTRKISMVIAGGKIVERNSGIAQR, encoded by the coding sequence ATGACTTTGAGATTACACTCTTCCTTTAGACTCTATACGCGGCTTCTATTAACGTTTTGCGCCCTGCTGACAGGTGGTTGCAGCCTATTTTCTTCCGCCCCTCCACTTGCCATTAAAGGGGACGCTCCAACGGCCATTATCATTAGCAATACAGTGCTGTTTAACGGTAATGCTGATGAGCCAGTGAGTAAAGGCCAAAGCATCCTGATTCGCAATGGACAGATAGAAAAGATAAGCCAGCAAGAGATCATCCTCCCTGGCGCAGAGGTTATTGATGCCCAAGGTAAAATGGTTATGCCTGGGCTTATTGATATGCATGTGCATACCCACTCGCCAGGCACCCCCACCTGGAAAATGAGAGTGCCTAACGACACGCTGGTTGATCGCAACCTGTCTGCATTCCTGTACTCTGGTGTTACCACTGTTTTTGATATGGGCGCGCCCATTAACGACATCCAAAAATCAGTCAAACGAGTCACCGAAGAAGATAAAGTCAACCCGAGAGTTTTTTATGCTGGCCCGATGATCAGCAAACGGGATGGACACCCTTCTTTTATGATGAAAAAGTCATTCTTTTGGCCTGCATCCAGCTTTGCAGTAAGCCAGTTAGTAGGCTCTGTAGATAGTAATAAGGACATTCCCGAATATATTGATGAATACAAAGCTAAAGGCGCTTCGCTTACCAAAGTGGTCATCGACCAGATTCCTTTAGGCATTCCCTCCTTATCTTCAGAAGAAGCCGCTATTGCCGTTAAACACTCGGAGAGTGTCGGCCTTAAAGTCGGTGCACATGTCGGCTCGGAGGCAGACATGATAACCGCGCTTGATGCAGGAATAGACTATTTCGTACACGGAGTTTATCGCTCCAGTATCTCTGATCAGACCATCACCAGAATGAAAGCCGCCAACGTTACTGTGGCTCCCACATTGATAGTGTTTAACCAGATGGATCGAATATTCCAGCAAAAGCTGACTTTCGGCAAAATGGACAAAGAGATTCTTGAAACGGACATTTTAGACGCATATGACAATCCGCCATCTGACCTGGAATTAAAAGACCTGGATGCCAATGTTCAAAACTATGCGCACGAGGTTAACGTATTCAATGAGTTAAAATTTGATAATGTTCGGCGCATGAAAGCGGCGGGCATCAACATACTCGCCGCATCAGACTCACCCAACGTTGCGAACATTGCGGGGTCATCATTACACGATGAAATCAGATTATTGGTTGAAAAATGCGGATTTACACCTGAGGAAGCCGTCGCAGCGGCGACATATCTGCCGGGCAGGCACTTGGAAAAACTTAATCTGACACCCGGCCTTGGGTACATCACTGAAGGGGCAAAAGCGGATTTGGTTATGCTGGATGGCGACTTCCGGGAGGATATTAATAACACCCGGAAGATATCAATGGTGATTGCCGGTGGCAAAATCGTGGAGCGCAACTCAGGTATCGCACAGCGCTAG